The Salvelinus namaycush isolate Seneca chromosome 28, SaNama_1.0, whole genome shotgun sequence genome contains a region encoding:
- the oip5 gene encoding protein Mis18-beta, which translates to MYDFESFQSCDTDDQKLENESVNQAIVENPVTFHCGQCNTVWADSRGICGEATSSNSLICLEVTQDVTINSGREWSLDGLFSACVYNTLQCAGCLCLMGVILYSTPQHLTALRNLFLLKKDKMYCYIFSTGQTVKASTLNFNVTPLGERVSELRQLIQETESHLSNVSAVMDDTRTNEATSSVQSTS; encoded by the exons ATGTATGATTTTGAGTCATTTCAGTCCTGCGACACAGATGACCAAAAGCTGGAGAATGAGTCAGTGAACCAAGCCATCGTCGAGAATCCAGTGACTTTTCATTGTGGACAATGCAACACCGTGTGGGCTGATTCCCGAGGGATCTGTGGAGAAGCAACATCTAGCAACTCTCTCATTTGTCTTG AGGTAACCCAAGATGTGACCATCAATAGTGGACGTGAGTGGAGCCTGGATGGTCTGTTCAGTGCATG TGTGTACAACACTCTCCAATGCGCCGGCTGTCTCTGCCTCATGGGTGTAATCCTCTACTCGACACCACAGCACCTGACTGCTCTGCGAAACCTCTTTCTCCTCAAGAAAGACAAGATGTACTG TTATATTTTCAGCACTGGCCAAACGGTGAAAGCCTCTACACTCAACTTTAATGTAACACCACTAGGAGAACGTGTAAGTGAG CTGAGACAACTGATCCAGGAAACGGAAAGTCACCTTAGCAATGTGTCAGCAGTGATGGATGACACCCGCACGAATGAAGCGACCTCATCCGTTCAGTCGACAAGCTGA